A region from the Streptosporangium sp. NBC_01756 genome encodes:
- a CDS encoding aldo/keto reductase codes for MRDQVEQGLRRLRVERLQLLQLHRIDPAVPLADQLGTLRELRIEGKISHIGLSEVAVAELEAARQIIDVASVQNRYNLLDREHETVLDACAAASLRLSGDQWRRLDRIQPR; via the coding sequence CTGCGGGACCAGGTCGAGCAGGGCCTGCGCCGGCTTCGGGTCGAACGGCTCCAGCTGCTCCAGCTTCATCGCATCGATCCGGCGGTGCCGCTCGCCGACCAGCTGGGAACGCTGCGCGAGCTTCGGATCGAGGGAAAGATCAGCCACATCGGGCTGTCCGAGGTCGCCGTCGCCGAGCTCGAAGCGGCGCGGCAGATCATCGACGTCGCGAGCGTGCAGAATCGCTACAACCTGCTCGATCGCGAGCACGAGACGGTGCTCGACGCCTGCGCTGCGGCGAGCCTGCGGCTGAGCGGCGATCAGTGGCGGCGGCTCGATCGGATCCAGCCGCGATGA